Below is a genomic region from Bradyrhizobium sp. 1(2017).
TGGGACGTTTGCGGCTTTTCGGACATGAGGCTGACTGGCTCGGAAGGGCGCGGAAAAACGGATGGCGATACGGAATCGCGGGGTGAAACGACACAATCCCGGTCTTGCGCCGAGCCCCTGGGCTCAGGCGGAAGCCGGGCCGCTAATCCCTATGATGCGCCGCGCAAACATGGGTTCTCCATAGCAGGGGGCTCAGGGAAGCGCAAAGGTCCGGGAGGCCCGCTTTCGGGCTCAATCGATGGTCCCGAGCCGCGGAAACGCGTCCGGGGCGGCGGCCAGCATGGCGCGGGCGCGGGCGGAATCGTCGTCCATCTGGCGGATCAGGGCCTCGAGGCTTTCGAATTTCAGCTCTTCGCGGATGAAGCCGATGAAGGCGCAGTCGAGCGCCTGCCCGTAGAGATCGCCCTTGAAGTCGAACAGGAAGATTTCGAGCAGCGGTGCGCCATTGTCGAAGGTCGGGCGGCGGCCAAAACTTGCCACGCCATCGAGGCGCACCTGGTCCTTTCCTTGGCCGCGGCCGACCCGTACGGCGTAGATCCCGTGCTTCAGGCCGCAATTGGCGTCCAGGCGGATATTCGCGGTGGGATAGCCGAGGTCGCGGCCCCGTTTCTCGCCATGGATCACCTCGCCGGTGATGAACCAGGGGGCACCCAGCATGGTGGTGGCCTCATCCAGCTGGCCCTCGGCGAGGGCGATCCGGATCGCGCTGGAGGAGACCGGCCGCTCGTCGATATCGACATGCGCCTGCACGTCGACCTCGATCCCGAGCCGGGGCGCCTCGTTGACCAGCAAGCTCGGCGAGCCGACGCGACCCTTGCCGAAATGGAAGTCGTAGCCGACGGCGATGCCGCTGACGCCGAGGCGGCCGATCAGGTCATGGTGAATGAAATCCTGCGCGCTGGTTCCGGCGCGCGCCTTGTCGAAGGTCATGACCACGGCGCCGGCAAGCCCGGTGCCGGCGAGAAGCCGCAGCTTGGCCGGCTCGTCCGTCAGGCGGAATTGCGGGGTGTTGGGGCTGAAAAAGCGCCGCGGATGGGGCTCGAAGGTCAGGGCCAGGGCAGGGCGGCCATGCGCCCGGCCCATTTCCAGGGCGGCCGCGATCACGGCGCGATGGCCCAGATGAACGCCGTCGAAATTGCCCATGGCGACCACGGCGCCCCTCGGAATCGCGGAGTCCGGCGTGGTGTCGCGGATTACGGTAAAATGCGGAGCCATCAGGGGAATTCTCGAAGCGGCAGGACCGGCCGGGACCGTGGCGCGACCGGCCGGATGAAGTCAAGCGGGAGGGTGTGACCGCGTCGGCCGCGATTTCATTCTGCCGGGCCGCCCCCAGTTAACGCGCTGTTTAACGCCTTGGTGCTAGTCCTTGAGCATGGAACCACCCGGCTCCGGCCCGGCAGGTCCGATCGTAATATTCCTGGGTATGCGTTGGGGGAGTCGAGATGGCGGTTGATTTGTCGATGCCGGTTCTGGTGGTGGATGACTACAGCACCATGATCCGCATCATCAGGAATCTGCTGAAGCAGCTTGGCTTCGAGAACATCGATGATGCCAGCGACGGTTCGGCCGCACTGAACAAGATGCGCGGCAAGAAATACGGGCTCGTGATCTCCGACTGGAACATGGAGCCGATGACGGGTTACGACCTGCTGCGCGAAGTGCGCGCGGATCCGAACCTCGCCACCACGCCCTTCATCATGATCACGGCCGAATCCAAGACCGAAAACGTGATCGCGGCCAAGAAGGCCGGTGTGAACAACTACATCGTCAAGCCGTTCAACGCGGCGACGCTGAAGACCAAGATCGAGGCGGTCTTCCCTGACATGGCGAGCGCGTAAAGCGATCGACGCCATTAGCTGAATTCGGAAGGCCCGGGCGCTCGTCCCGGGCTTTCTGTGTTGGGAGTGTCATTCCGGGGCGCCCGAAGGGCGAACTATGGTGCGCAATTGCGCACCTGAGAATCTCGAGATTCCGGGTTCGATGCTCCGCATCGCCCCGGAATGACGATTAAATCACTACCACTTCAATTCGCGCATCAGCGCCTTCGGCGGGTGGCCGAACAACTCCATCACGGAGGCCGGGTCGAGCTGGTCGAGGCCCTCGAACTCCTCGGCATGGATGCCACGAGTGACGAACAGGCAGTCGATGCCGAATTCGCGCGCGCCGGTGAGATCGGTGCGGACGGAATCGCCGATCGCCAGCACCTTCTTCCGATCGATCGGATGGCCCTGGCGTTCGCCGGCGAGCGCCATCGCGCGCTCATAGATCGGCCGGTGCGGCTTGCCGTAGAAGATCACCTCGCCGCCGAGCTCGCGATAAAGCTCCGCGATGGCCCCGGCGCAATAGATCAGCCGGTCGCCGCGCTCGACCACGATGTCGGGGTTGGCGCAGACCAGCGTCAGCTTGCGCTCGCGCGCCTTCAGCATCATGCCACGATAGTCTTCGGCGGTCTCGGTCTCATCGTCATAGAGGCCGGTGCAGACGATGTAATCGGCTTCCTCCAGCGGCGCGGTTTTCGCGTCGAGGCCGCGGTAGATCGAATTGTCGCGCTCGGGGCCGAGCCAGAACATCTTGCGGCCGGGATGCTCGGCGACATAGAGCCGGGTCAGGTCGCCCGACGAGACGATCGCGTCATAGGTCTCGTCGGCGACGCCGAGCTTGCGCAACTGGCGCTGTACGGAATCGGCCGGACGCGGCGCGTTGGTGATCAGGATCACGGTACCGCCGCGGCTGCGATAGGTGTGCAGCGCCTCGCAGGCTTCGGGGAAGGATTCGAGGCCGTTATGGACCACGCCCCAGATGTCGCTGAGCACGACGTCGATGCCGCCCACGAGCTCGCGCAGGCTTTGGACAAAATGCAGCGTGGTCATGATGCGTACGGCCGATCAGATGCGGCGAGCGAGCGCCGCGTTGCCGGTGATGCGCTGTGACGGAGGCGCCGAAGAGGTCGCGCCTGAGCTGGGTGTGGCGGAGCCATTGGATCCCTGGATGTCCTGCGCCTGGTTCGGCGCGGCCCCGCCGGTAGCAGATGCCCCTTCGGGCCGCAATGGCCGTGGCGGCGCGAACAGGAACCCCTGGCCGAACCGCACGTCATAATCGAGCAGGTCGACGACCGCGCGCTCGCCCTCGATCCGCTCCGCGATCAGGTCGATGCCGAAGCGGCCGAGCAGATCGGAGAGGTCGGACGGGTGAATGTCCGAGGCCGAAGCCTGCTTCGGATCGAGCAGCAGGCTGGCGGGCACCTTGATGAAGCGCACGCCGCGGTCGGCGAGCTCGCGCGGCTCGATGCGCAAATCGGTGACATGGTCGATCGAGAAGCGGAAGCCGCGCTGGGCGAGCGCGGCGAGATTCTCGGTCTCGGCCGGGCCGAGATTGCGGAAGGTCGACTGCTTGAACTCCAGCACCAGCGAGGGCGCCAGTGCCCGGTTGGCTTCGAGGAAGTCGAGACATTGCGCGAAGGTGGTGGAATTGCCGAGCGTGGAGGCCGCGACGTTGCAGAACACGCCGACGTCCTTGTTGCGCACCATCAGGCGCCGCAGAACCTGCACGCAGCGCAGCATTACCATGTTGTCGATGCGTCCGATCAGCCCGGAGGCCTCCGCGATGCTGATGAACTCCTCGGCGGCGATCAGCTGGTCACGCTCGTCGCGCAGCCGCGTCACCGCCTCATAGAACCGCACCTTGCGCTGCGGCAGCGTCACCATCGGCTGCAGGAAGATATCGATGCGGTTCTCGTCGATGGCGTTGCGCAGCGCCGCCAGCAATTGGGTTTGGTTGCGTCCGTTCGCCGCCTGGGCCGTGACGGCCTGGGCGGGCCGTGGCTGCGCCACCGCAGGCGGGGCCGCCGGGGGCAGCGGAAGCGCTGTAGACATTGGGGGCGCTGCGGTCAGCGGCAGTGGTGCGGCGGGCCGCTCGTCGGTCGTCGCGATCAGGTCGAACGGCGCCACCGGCTCCTGCTTCTCGACCGGGACCGCGGCCGATACCGGCGCAGCGCCGGCCAGCAGGTCTTCATGGGCCGACACGGTCGTGGCAAGCTGCCGGACCAGTCCGCCGAGCTCGTTGATCTCGCCGACCACCGACTGGATGCGGTCGGAGTTTGTCGAATTGGACGAGGCGATCCGTCCCTCGACCGCAGCCAAGCGTCGCCCGAACTCAGCCACCTGGCGGGCGAGGTCGGCGGTGCCGCGCGACAGGTCGGCGATCTGGCCGCCGACGTCGCTGCGGTCGCGCAGCCGCATCGACACTGCGTTGTAGAGGATCAGGAAGGTCAGCGCGGTCAGCGCCACGATCGCGGATTCGGTTCCGCTGATGCCGGCGACCGAATAGAGGGCAAGCCCGAGCGAGGCCGCGACCAGAACCATGCAGATGGCGATGAAGATCGTCGAAATGCGAATCATGCCGCGCGTTACGCCTCAAGAGCTGACTGTCTCACCCGGGAAAACACGGGCCGCCGTCCGGCCCGTCACGCCTCATGCTCCCCCAAGCCACCCGACCTTAACATCATTGTTGATTCGAGGGGATAGCGGCCCTGTCCGCAGGTCAAGTCAGTCCGGCGCGGCGAAAGCCTTCGAGGTAGCGTTCGCGGTCGGCCGCAAGCTTGATCGGCATGAACTCGGCGATCCAGGCCAGCGTGACGTTCGGTTGGGCCCGGCGGAGTTCCTGCAGCGCGGTGCGGGCCATCTCGGTCTGTCCGGCCATGCCGGCTGCCGCCGTCAACACCCGGTGCCCGCCGACGAAGTCGCTGCGCTGGCGCAGCGATTCCTGCGCCAGCCGGATCGCTTCCGCGTAGTCGGCACCGAGGAAGCGGGCGTAGGCGGCGATGCCGTAATAGACCGGCGCATAGGGATCGCGCGGGCTGAGGCGGATCGCCCGCCGCGCGGCCTCATCGGCATCCCGCCAGCGGCCGCAATAGCCGAGGGCCAGGCCATAATAGCCCTGGGCCAGCGCGAAATTCGGATTGAGCCGCAGCGCGGTTTCGAATTCGGCCAGCGAGTCATCGAACCGCCGCGCGAACAGGTCGACGTGGCCGAGCGCGTTGTGGGCCCAGGCGTCCTCGTCGTCGGCGCGGATGGCGGCACGTGCGGCCCGTTCGGCGAGCGTTATTGCCTTTGCCATCTCCATCCAGCCCATATGGGCCGTGAACATGTAGCTGGTGCCGAGCAGCCCGAGCGCCTTGCCGTAGGTCGGATCGAGCGCGATGGCCTTTTCGAGCAGGGCCTGCGCCACGACATGATCCTGCCGCGTCACCCGCCAGTAGTGCGATAGCGCGCGCATCACGAGGTCCCAGGCGTCCATGCTGTCGGGCGGCTTGCGCTGGGCGCGAAAGCTCTCGGCGGCATAGAGCTGCGGCTCGATCGCGGCGACGATCGCCTCGGTGATCTCGTCCTGGACGGTGAAGACGTCGGCGAGCTCGCGGTCGTAGCGTTCGGCCCAGAGATGGCTGCCGGTGGCGACGTCGTTGAGCTGGGCGGTGATGCGGACGCGCTCGCCATCCTTGCGGACGCTGCCCTCGACGACATAGTGCACGCCGAGCTCTTGCGCGATCTGGCGCAAATGAACCGCGCGGCCCTTGTAGATGAAGGACGAGTTGCGCGCGATCACGAAGAACCAGCGCAGCTTCGACAGCGCGGTGATGATGTCCTCACTGATGCCGTCGGAAAAATAATCCTGCTCCGTCTCGCCGCTCATGTTGGTGAAGGGCAGCACCGCGATCGCCGGACGATCGGGCAGCGGCAGGCCCGTCGGTGGCGCCGAAGGCCGCTCGTCCGCTTCTGTTCGTTTGGCGGCGCCGGCCAGCTCGGTCACCGCGCCGACGAACCGCACGCCTTTGCGTGCGATGGTGCGGATCAGCCGCTGTTCCTCGCCATTGTCGCCAACCGCGCGGCGCGCTGCGTTGATCCGGCTGGTCAGCGTCGATTCCGAGACAACGCGGCCGTTCCAGACCGCATCGAGCAGGTTGTCCCGCGTCACCACGCGTTCGCGGTGACGAACAAGGTAAATCAGGAGGTCGAACACCTGGGGTTCGAGCGCGACGAGCGCGTCCGCGTGCCGCAATTCGCGGCGCTCGGGGTCGAGCAGGAAGTCCTCGAACTGAAACGTCACGCGCCCCCTCGCTCCTGTCCGGAAATCAAGGTGCTCTCAGCGTAAAATAATGCCGGTCTCAAGGCCAGCGAGCCGCATGCGCCCTATCGTCCCGGCGTTTTCAACCGCAGGAGATTGCCATGTCGACATCCGCCGCGCTCAAGCCAGCCGTAGCCCAACCTGATCTCGCCGCCGTCAAGCAGCGCCAGCACGGCGCCTGGTCGTCGGGCGACTATGCCGTGGTCGGCACCACCTTGCAGATCGTCGGCGAGCGGCTCTGTGAGGCAGTTGACATCCGTGCCGGCAGCAAGGTGCTGGACGTCGCCGCCGGCAACGGCAATGTGACGCTGGCGGCAGCACGGCGCTGGTGCGACGTCACATCCACCGACTACGTGCCGGCGCTGCTCGAGCGCGGGCGCGAGCGCGCAGCGGCTGAACGTCTCACGATCGAATTCCGCGAAGCGGATGCCGAAGCGCTGCCGTTTGCCGACGCCAGCTACGATTTCGTGCTCTCGACCTTCGGCGTGATGTTCACGCCGGATCAGGACAAGGCGGCGTCCGAGCTCGCGCGGGTCTGCAGGTCCGGCGGCAGGATCGGACTCGCCAACTGGACGCCGCAGGGCTTCATCGGTCAACTGTTCAAGACCATCGGCAAGCACCTGCCGCCGCCGGCCGGCGTGAAGTCGCCGGCTCTGTGGGGCACGGCGGCACGGCTCGAAGAGATGTTCGCCAGCCAGGCCTCCGAGATCGTGGCCGAGCCGCGCATGTTCGTGTTCCGCTATCGCTCGCCGGACCACTGGCTCGATATTTTCAAGACCTTCTACGGGCCCACGCTGAAGGCGTTTGCCGCGCTCGACGAGAGCGGCCAGGCGGCGCTGAAGCGCGATCTCCTGGCGCTGCTCGGGGAGTTCAACCGCGCCGATGATGGCACGATCGTCGTGCACAGCGAATATCTGGAAGCCGTCATCACCAAGCGCTGAGATGCGGAGCCGGTCAGGCGGGATGAGATCCGGCCTGACCGTCCATCAGGCCGGCGCGGCCGCGCCGACCGTGTCGCCCGAGACGGCTTGGCGGGTGCCGAGCGGCTTCGGCTGTCCGGCGGTCGTGTCGCGCAGGGTCTGCCGCTCGATCTCCGAGTTCAGCTCGGCCCCGAACATGATCACGATGGCCGACATCCACATCCACGTCATCAGGCCGATCGCCGCGCCAAGCGAGCCGTAGGTCGCATTGTAGTTGGCGAATTCCGAGAGATACCAGGACAGGAGCGCCGAACCGGCGATCCAGAGAATGGCGGCGGCCACCGCACCGAGACTGAGCCATTGCCAGCGCGGCGCATCGCGACTGGGGGCGAAGCGGTAAAGAATCGCAAGCGCCACGAGCAGGATGAGGAACAGCAGCGGCCATCGCGCCAGCGCCACGATCAGCTTGCTTTCGGGCGCCATGCCGAGGTGATTGAGCGCGAGCGGGAAGGCGACGACGGCCCCCACCATCAGCAGCAGCGCGACGATACCGCCCACGGTGAAGGCCAGCGACACCAAGTTGAGCTTGACGAAGCTGCGCTTCTCCCGCTCCTCATAGGCGACGTTGAGGGCGTCGAAGATGGCCTTGACGCCGGCATTGGCGCTCCAGATCGCCAGCAGAAGGCCGAGCAGGAAGGTGGCGCCGAGCGTGGTATTGCCGTTCGACAGCACGCGCGCAACCTGGTCCTCGACGATCTGGAACGAACCCTCGGGCAGCATCGTCGCAAGCGTGTGGAGATTTGAGCTGATCGTCGAGGGATCGGCGAACAGGGCGTAGGACGAGACGAGCGCCGTGACGGCCGGGAAGATCGCGAGCAGGCCAAAGAACACGACGCCGCCGGCGGTTGCGAGCAGGCGATCCTCATCGATGCGTTGATAGGTGCGCCAGAATATATCCTTCCAGCCCGCCCAGGGGATCGTAAACGGGCTCTTCGCGTGACGGCCTCGGCCGCGCTCCATGGCCGCGCCGGCCGGATGCGTTTCCGGGGAATTCGCCTCGCCTTTGCGATGGTCTTGGGGCGGCCCCGACTGGGCCAGGCCGGAGTCCTGAAAGTAGCGCTCCGCGGTCAGCACGAAGACGGCCGTTGCCGCCACCAGCAGCCAGGAGTCGATTTGTTCGGAGCGCCTTACCAGCATTCAAGCGTCCAATCTTTGACCGTAACGCCTGCGGCGCGCCGCCGTGAACCCCGCCAGTCCAATCGCAGCGAGCATGAGGCCAAGCTGCACGGGCCGGTTGGTGCGGATGGGGCCGGCCTTTCTGCCATGGCCGCGCTCGTCCGGCGCGAAGGGTGCC
It encodes:
- a CDS encoding bifunctional riboflavin kinase/FAD synthetase codes for the protein MAPHFTVIRDTTPDSAIPRGAVVAMGNFDGVHLGHRAVIAAALEMGRAHGRPALALTFEPHPRRFFSPNTPQFRLTDEPAKLRLLAGTGLAGAVVMTFDKARAGTSAQDFIHHDLIGRLGVSGIAVGYDFHFGKGRVGSPSLLVNEAPRLGIEVDVQAHVDIDERPVSSSAIRIALAEGQLDEATTMLGAPWFITGEVIHGEKRGRDLGYPTANIRLDANCGLKHGIYAVRVGRGQGKDQVRLDGVASFGRRPTFDNGAPLLEIFLFDFKGDLYGQALDCAFIGFIREELKFESLEALIRQMDDDSARARAMLAAAPDAFPRLGTID
- a CDS encoding response regulator, which translates into the protein MAVDLSMPVLVVDDYSTMIRIIRNLLKQLGFENIDDASDGSAALNKMRGKKYGLVISDWNMEPMTGYDLLREVRADPNLATTPFIMITAESKTENVIAAKKAGVNNYIVKPFNAATLKTKIEAVFPDMASA
- a CDS encoding TIGR01459 family HAD-type hydrolase, translated to MTTLHFVQSLRELVGGIDVVLSDIWGVVHNGLESFPEACEALHTYRSRGGTVILITNAPRPADSVQRQLRKLGVADETYDAIVSSGDLTRLYVAEHPGRKMFWLGPERDNSIYRGLDAKTAPLEEADYIVCTGLYDDETETAEDYRGMMLKARERKLTLVCANPDIVVERGDRLIYCAGAIAELYRELGGEVIFYGKPHRPIYERAMALAGERQGHPIDRKKVLAIGDSVRTDLTGAREFGIDCLFVTRGIHAEEFEGLDQLDPASVMELFGHPPKALMRELKW
- a CDS encoding EAL domain-containing protein — its product is MIRISTIFIAICMVLVAASLGLALYSVAGISGTESAIVALTALTFLILYNAVSMRLRDRSDVGGQIADLSRGTADLARQVAEFGRRLAAVEGRIASSNSTNSDRIQSVVGEINELGGLVRQLATTVSAHEDLLAGAAPVSAAVPVEKQEPVAPFDLIATTDERPAAPLPLTAAPPMSTALPLPPAAPPAVAQPRPAQAVTAQAANGRNQTQLLAALRNAIDENRIDIFLQPMVTLPQRKVRFYEAVTRLRDERDQLIAAEEFISIAEASGLIGRIDNMVMLRCVQVLRRLMVRNKDVGVFCNVAASTLGNSTTFAQCLDFLEANRALAPSLVLEFKQSTFRNLGPAETENLAALAQRGFRFSIDHVTDLRIEPRELADRGVRFIKVPASLLLDPKQASASDIHPSDLSDLLGRFGIDLIAERIEGERAVVDLLDYDVRFGQGFLFAPPRPLRPEGASATGGAAPNQAQDIQGSNGSATPSSGATSSAPPSQRITGNAALARRI
- a CDS encoding winged helix-turn-helix domain-containing protein yields the protein MTFQFEDFLLDPERRELRHADALVALEPQVFDLLIYLVRHRERVVTRDNLLDAVWNGRVVSESTLTSRINAARRAVGDNGEEQRLIRTIARKGVRFVGAVTELAGAAKRTEADERPSAPPTGLPLPDRPAIAVLPFTNMSGETEQDYFSDGISEDIITALSKLRWFFVIARNSSFIYKGRAVHLRQIAQELGVHYVVEGSVRKDGERVRITAQLNDVATGSHLWAERYDRELADVFTVQDEITEAIVAAIEPQLYAAESFRAQRKPPDSMDAWDLVMRALSHYWRVTRQDHVVAQALLEKAIALDPTYGKALGLLGTSYMFTAHMGWMEMAKAITLAERAARAAIRADDEDAWAHNALGHVDLFARRFDDSLAEFETALRLNPNFALAQGYYGLALGYCGRWRDADEAARRAIRLSPRDPYAPVYYGIAAYARFLGADYAEAIRLAQESLRQRSDFVGGHRVLTAAAGMAGQTEMARTALQELRRAQPNVTLAWIAEFMPIKLAADRERYLEGFRRAGLT
- a CDS encoding class I SAM-dependent methyltransferase codes for the protein MSTSAALKPAVAQPDLAAVKQRQHGAWSSGDYAVVGTTLQIVGERLCEAVDIRAGSKVLDVAAGNGNVTLAAARRWCDVTSTDYVPALLERGRERAAAERLTIEFREADAEALPFADASYDFVLSTFGVMFTPDQDKAASELARVCRSGGRIGLANWTPQGFIGQLFKTIGKHLPPPAGVKSPALWGTAARLEEMFASQASEIVAEPRMFVFRYRSPDHWLDIFKTFYGPTLKAFAALDESGQAALKRDLLALLGEFNRADDGTIVVHSEYLEAVITKR
- a CDS encoding YihY/virulence factor BrkB family protein encodes the protein MLVRRSEQIDSWLLVAATAVFVLTAERYFQDSGLAQSGPPQDHRKGEANSPETHPAGAAMERGRGRHAKSPFTIPWAGWKDIFWRTYQRIDEDRLLATAGGVVFFGLLAIFPAVTALVSSYALFADPSTISSNLHTLATMLPEGSFQIVEDQVARVLSNGNTTLGATFLLGLLLAIWSANAGVKAIFDALNVAYEEREKRSFVKLNLVSLAFTVGGIVALLLMVGAVVAFPLALNHLGMAPESKLIVALARWPLLFLILLVALAILYRFAPSRDAPRWQWLSLGAVAAAILWIAGSALLSWYLSEFANYNATYGSLGAAIGLMTWMWMSAIVIMFGAELNSEIERQTLRDTTAGQPKPLGTRQAVSGDTVGAAAPA